A genomic region of Paroedura picta isolate Pp20150507F chromosome 4, Ppicta_v3.0, whole genome shotgun sequence contains the following coding sequences:
- the ECHDC2 gene encoding enoyl-CoA hydratase domain-containing protein 2, mitochondrial, with protein sequence MLRLSRTAVWLRTLPAEHLATSGKILSRSLSAGRKKDILLHVHGEANCGLAEIQMNRPHAKNALGKVFVDELYETLDILRYDENVRVVIIKSNVKGVFCAGADLKERAQMTDSQAVHFVQRLRSLMDGIASLPMPSIAAIEGYALGGGLELALACDLRVAASCAKMGLIETTRGLFPGAGGSQRLPRCIGVGRAKELIFTGRQIDGQEAYSIGLVNHAVPQNEEGDAAYRRALALAEEIVPRAPIAVKMSKAAINRGIEVDIASGMAIEGMCYTLNIPTKDRREGMAAFIEKRPPKFIGK encoded by the exons ATGCTTCGACTAAGCAGAACAGCCGTTTGGCTTCGGACGCTGCCGGCCGAGCATCTCGCTACATCTGGCAAGATCCTCAGCAGATCCTTGTCCGCGGGGAGGAAAAAAGACATCCTGCTGCACGTCCATGGGGAGGCAAACTGCG GCCTTGCAGAAATTCAGATGAACAGACCACATGCCAAAAATGCACTGGGTAAAGTGTTTGTGGATGAA CTTTATGAAACCCTTGACATTCTTCGCTATGATGAAAATGTTCGTGTAGTGATAATCAAGAGCAATGTTAAAGGTGTTTTTTGTGCAG GCGCTGACTTAAAAGAACGTGCTCAGATGACCGATTCTCAAGCTGTTCATTTTGTTCAAAGGCTCAGAAGCTTAATGGATGGCATTG CCTCCCTGCCGATGCCCTCCATTGCTGCAATTGAAGGCTATGCATTGGGTGGAGGCCTGGAACTGGCGCTAGCTTGTGATCTCCGAGTGGCAG CATCATGTGCAAAAATGGGCCTCATTGAGACAACTAGAGGACTCTTCCCAGGTGCAG GTGGATCCCAACGTCTACCACGATGCATTGGAGTAGGCCGTGCTAAAGAACTGATTTTCACTGGCAGACAGATTGATGGACAAGAAGCCTACTCAATTGGGCTAGTTAATCATGCAGTGCCACAGAATGAGGAGGGTGATGCAGCTTATCGAAGAGCACTGGCTTTAGCTGAAGAGATTGTTCCACGG GCTCCAATAGCAGTGAAAATGAGTAAAGCGGCTATAAACAGAGGAATTGAG GTTGATATTGCTTCTGGGATGGCTATTGAAGGAATGTGTTACACTCTG AATATTCCCACGAAAGACCGGCGGGAAGGAATGGCTGCTTTCATAGAGAAACGACCACCAAAATTCATTGGCAAATGA